The DNA sequence ATAATTAATTGGAATTGATACAAATATTCATCATTTGTAGAAAGAAAAGTTGTATCTTAATTTTGATGAAATTCACAAGGTTACCAACTTGTGGTCAACCTCAATGTTTTATCTTCAGTCTGTGTTCATGCATAGTAGATTGAAACCTCTAGCATCTCCATGATTttataagtttgagtttatggtATAAATATCGCTGAAATAGCATTATTTTACAATCCATGTTAAGCACCTTTTGTGTAACCTTATTGTGTGGATTGCACGAATAACTGAAATGTTTTGTCTAACGTTTGCATTGCTTTTTGTAGTATTCCACTATCAAGGCCTGCTTTTGCTAAAGATTTTCGGGACCATGCAGAACAACAGCATATTGCAGCACAACAAAAAGCTGCCTTACAGGTATGTTTTAAACAGCTTTTATAACTAATAATATGACTTGAGAATTATATTCACATTTGCCAGGTCTTTAGTGGGAAAAGCAGGTTGGTTATTGACATTTTGCCCCATTGTGAACTTTTTATATCATTTTAATTGTCTGCCAAGTTTCAATGTTTAACACCTTGAAATCTACTAATATGTCAGAATCACTAAACTGTTATGGTATGGAAAGTAGTCGTATGAACTGTGAAATGAACATATGAAAGTAGTCATATGAATTCTGCCAACTCTTGTAATCCTGTCAGTACtgattccctttcccccccccccccccttcataatCCCCCACATAATCCCCTCTGCAAGTTATTATCTTTGCTCGCCTAGTTTCATTTTTAAGACAGTGATCCAGTTACCATCCTTCCAGGCAGTGAGTTCTGAATCCTAACTACTGTTTATCCTTGCAATACTCCTCTATCTTTTGTACAAATGTTTTAAATCTGCGTATTTTGATCTTTGAACCATTTTCTAATGAGAAAAGCTTCCCTTTATGTACCCTGACTAAAACAATCCTTAGGCCTATACCAGTGTCTAATTTCTTCACCACCTTCTTTGCTTTGAGGAGAACAGCCCCACCTTTCGCACTCTACCTTTCATAGCCAAATTCCCACAACTCTTGACCCTTTTGAGGAAATACTTTCTGCACCCCTTCCAGGGAGTTCATTATTAATGTATGTTTACTAGTTCATTAATTTTAGCTGGAAATATTGCATTTGTTGTTATTTGTAAATGTATTTAAACTAACACAACATCAATTGGAAACTAATCTGGGTTATCAGTTGACTTTGTATTAAATTCACCTGAGGACCTGAGGACCAGGtcacctaacctgaggaaagacgttcttgccttagagggagtacagagaaggttcaccagattgatccctgggatggcgggacttacatatgaggaaagactggatagactgggcttgtactcgctggaatttagaagactgaggggggatcttatagaaacgtataaaattcttaaggggttggagaggctagatgcgggaagattgttcccgatgttgggggagtccagaaccaggggtcacagcttaaggataagggggaagtcttttaggaccgagatgagaaaacatttcttcacacagagagtggtgagtctgtggaattctctgccacagaaggtagttgaggccagttcattggctatatttaagagggagttagatgtggccctttttgctaaagggaacagggggtatggagagaaggcaggtacaggctactgagctggatgatcagccatgatcatattgaatggcggtgcaggctcgaagggccgaatggcctactcctgcacctattttctatgtttctatgtatattgaACATTTCTGTTTAGAACAAAAATCTAACGCATATTCTTTCATTTGATCCTtagcatgcacacgcacactcatCGGGATATTTCATAACTCAAGACTCTGCTTTTGGAAATCTTATTCTTCCTGTATTGCCTCGTTTGGATCCAGAATAAGCATTCAGAAAGACAATTTCAATGTTGGGGAGATTCTTTTCAGAAATCAGACGATATGACGCATTTGAAAGAATATCAGTAAGGGATGTGAACTTTCTTCAGTTGATGCTACCAGTGGATCATGTGATTTCATCTTGTAAGTTCAGTGTACATTTGCCAGAGGGAAGCAGATGTCCAATTTCTGTTAACCATTTAATTAGAAATATCTTGGGATTTCATTTGACTGCCCCTCATTTATGATTAAATTCACCAGCAATGAAAGATGCCAAGTTTTCCCTGACAATTTAAGTGAACACAATCTTGCGCACATAAGCTTGTCAAATAGCGAGGGTACTCGCTGTAATCAGAATTTATCTGCAAGAGACTTAGTACATGATATACTGTATGGAGGTTCATCATTATAACCAATTCCGCTTGCTTAATGCACACAATGTTCTCTGATTCATTGTTCGTATTCTATTTAATTTGGGTTATAGAAACGTGTtaaagcagaactacctgtacttTGGTATGGTGGTGCACTACTAGCTTGTAAACAATTTGGTTATTCCCCAAAACAAAATTTCATAATCACTAAACCAGCCTCTTATGGCATTTAATGATtacttatattttttaaatgggttaCAGCAGACAATTGTGATATTGGGTAAATGTCATAGATGATATGAGGAGCAATCATGTCAAAGAATTGTCCCAAAAAATGAATGTTTAAGTTCATTGGAATGTAGGAAAGAAATGGCTTCCTCAATGGTTCAGCAATCTCTATTCAATGAGTGTAAGCAAGCAACCTTGTAAGCAAGCATGATTCCAGACGACATCCTGGTCTAGGGTCAGTTTGGCATTTTCTAGTTGGGGGTACAACATTTAGCCTTTGGTTGAGGAGAGTCTAAAAAAGCAGCCAAGACTTCCACTGTTGACATTAAACTTGCGTTGCTGGTGTAGGCTTCAGGGTAGCACCTGGTGTAGTCCTGGTGTAGGCTTCAGGGTAGCACCTGGTGTAGTCCTGGTGTAGGCTTCAGGGTAGCACCTGGTGTAGTCCTGGTGTAGGCTTCAGGGTAGCACCTGGTGTAGTCCTGGTGTAGGCTTCAGGGTAGCACCTGGTGTAGTCCTGGTGTAGGCTTCAGGGGAGCACCTGGTGTAGTCCTGGTGTAGGCTTCAGGATAGCACCTGGTGTAGTCCTAGTGTAGGCTTCAGGGGAGCACCTGGTGTAGTCCTGGTGTAGGCTTCAGGGTAGCACCTGGTGTAGTCTTGGTGTAGGCTTCAGGGTAGCACCTGGTGTAGTCCTGGTGCTGTTTAATATTCAGCAACCAGGTTTTAATGGCCAGATTGGACAGATACGAGAGGGCAAATTATGCCTTGGCACGGAGCCAAGATCCAGATGGAAGGGACAAATGTTAAGTTTGGTTAAAAAGTGTCAATTGGGGCAGCAACAAATTATTCAACTGGTTTGTTGAAATAGTCTCTAATATGTAGAGCAGATAACTTGATTCCTTTTCCTGCAAACTGATCTATCACAAGTTTGCTGTAATAGCAAATTGTTTCCTAGTTGTAATTTAAaggatgtgtttagtttagtttacagatacagcatggaaacaggcccttcggcccaccgaatccacgccaaacatcgatcaccaatttacactagttttatgttatccaactttctcgttcgcattcggggcaattttacagaggcctattaaccaacaaacctgcatgtctttggatgtggaaggaaaccggagcaccaagaggaaacccatgtggtcacaggagaaaatgcaaactccacacacacacagcactcgaggtcaggattgaacttgtgtCTTTGGCCTGTAAGGCAGCATATCTACCAAGCGCACCACTGTACCACTTACAATACATCTTTGGAGCCAATATTGCACAGAATTAAATCACAAACTCTTCAGCTCAACTGGCTTGTTTTTCCTGTTTGTATGGAGGATGCACCCCTCATCTTAGGAATAGAAGTTTCAAGCCTGCTTTGCAACCTAAGAACTCAAACTGGTGCAAATCCATTCATTTTGATGCAAAATAGATTTGAATGCCCCTTGTATTTTGTGAAAATAGAATTGTTCCACCATTTTATAAAAGGTTAATCCCACAAAGGAGGCAGATAGGTCCAAAGAAAACACATATTCCTTTTAGGTGATAATTTGTGTCAACTGGATCTGCACAAAGGAACTGTTTTTGTAAATGACTGTAACTACACAAATAGTCACTTTATTTTATCTACTTTTATTTGGTTTAACCATAATTTGAATGAGTGAATTTGTCTTTGGTGCAGTTATACATGCATTCTCTTGGGCATCAGGTGTacagaatattaaaaatattgtaaACATGCGAGCCAAACGTATCACATTAATTATCTCCCAGACCTTGGTAAGGCTCCAAGAGTCGTATTATAAAAGGGGTGATTGTTTCGGTGGAAATGGAAAGATTATTTCCAGGAAGGTGCGCTGTCCAGTGAGTTGATCAGTATGATTCATTAAAATATTGATATAATTGCCTGCCACTTGTGATGTTTTAAGCGTGTAATAAAATTGCTGgtttttgcaattaattaaaaAACTTATTTCGTACCTAATGGGTTACCTTTTGTTTGTGCTCCTCCGTCACAGCAGGATTTCTGCAGGTGTCTGTCTGCATTCCTTTTAGTTATGGCACGTGTGAACATGTTTCAAAGACATAACAGTGAAAACAAAAGAAAGTGAGAATGCTCAACCTTTTCTACTGGAGTCCCTGACCTCGACTCTTTTTGAGATGTATGAGAAATATATGGGCTGGAATTTGGCTGTACATTCCCAAGTTGCTATGTTGGATTTGAACTTTAATCCAGTTAAGCAATGGTATCCCACCATGACGCTCTTGCAACTGTTTGTCAACCAGTGAAAATGCATGCTAATTAATTCTTCTATCTTCTGACTGCCCGATGCAGGGAGTATACAGTAAATGAGGATACTGAGCTGTGGAATAACGGGGATCTTGGAGTGAGCTTTACTAGCAATGCTGTATAGTGCAAAATTACTTGTTTGGAAGAAGACAACCACACTCCTTAAAAAGAGCAGTTATTGATTACATCTCACTGTTCAATCTTGAATCCTGTTTTGTACAATGATGGAGGGGACAGAGGAGTAATATGAGGTCAACAGTCTGAACACCCTCCTACACAACTGGAACAAAACCTGCTTAATTGTTAAACTTCAAACCATTTGTAATAAACGCCAGCATGCAATTTGCTTTAACTTCTTGTTTCATCCACTTGCTTACTTGGGATTCATCCATTAGATCACCTAGATCATTCTGAActtccaggtttgcagatgatacaaaagtgcgtaatattgcagatagtgaagatggatgtcaaaaaattgcagcaggatcttgatcggttggccaggtgggctgaggaatggttgatgggatttgATACAGATAAgtgcaaagtgttgcattttgggaagtctcacCAGGacaggacctatacagtgaatttgcagggtcatgggggggggggggttgtagagcagagggatataggagtACAGGAACATGGTTCCTTtaaggtggtgtcacaggtaaatagggtagtcaaaaaggcttttggcatattggccttcattagtcatagTACTGAGTAAAGATGTTGGAGGGTCATGTTGAAGTTACAgaagacgttgatgaggctgcatttagagtatatgttcagttctgggcaccatgttgcaggaaagatgtcaagttggaacgggtacagagaagatttacgaggatgtcaggactcgagggtctgagctatagggagaggtgagcaggctgggactttattctttggagcgcaggagaatgaggggtgatcgtacagaggtgtataaaatcatgcgaggaatagatcgggtagacgcacagaatctcttgcccagaatagagtCATAAGATGCAAAGTAATTAAAGTACCAAGCCTTCCATGACCGTAGGATGTGCCTGGGTTTTAAAGGCAGCATTGTGCATTCACTGTTGTAACATGGACACGAATATCGAGCGAGATTCCATGTGATAACTCATGTTCTCTATAATGCTGCAAAATGAATATGGTTCAGAGCACAGGAGATTCCCGATATTGTGTCCAGCACACAGCTATCAAAATAAATTAACTGGCTACTTACTGTTCATGGGACATTAAGCATTTCTGGATGTTCCAAGGACATAAAAGGAGATTTTTATAAAAGCATTCTTTCTTCCTGGCATTACTTTAGTAGCCAGCAGCCAACAATCTCTTCCATTCTATTTCCATTCATCCTTATAGTCTGTACGACGCACAGGGAAAAATTTAACCAAGCTAAATATAAACAAGGTCATGTGCTACTGACCCATGACACTTGCTTGTTGCTCAAACTGGCTTGTCTCCGTTAGGCTAGGAGAGTCAGAGTTCTGCAGGACTACCAGACTGTATCAGGCAGGTGACAAAGTGTTCCACCTTAAAGAAAAACATATCCAATTTTTCATCCACTCGAGGCCATTTGCATGACTGaccagggccatcttaacgcatgggcctgatggtcacttgcccgggggccccatgctgatctgtgtatgttaagtgacttgcataaataaatactactttaaaaatgtaggttcaataagtgcttttttcgcaacattttcggtcactgtacttctcacagcgatctgtaagtgcttttcgcaagaatgtagcaccctaagtccatcgctaagtgcttttcggtaagtgcttttcgccggcacgacagggggggggggggggctggtagggaaagggggtgggggagaattaCGGTagaggccccagtacactgctttgcccgggggcccataatgctgtaaaaacggccctgtgacTGACTACAGCGGCATTGGTTACATGGTGAAGTCCATGATGCAGAGATTCCCACCTCTCTCCTGCAATAGACACTTAATGTTTGCTCTCTCCAGAGACGGGATCAGATTAGGCTCCTATTGAGCCCATTCTTGATTAATATTTTAATTCTACCTATCACATGTGATTCTGCAACACCAACCCCATCAACGTTTGAtgattatttttcattttaaattgaCCCTCTTCACTCCCTTATCTCTCCCAAGGCAGAGCCACATTCCCTTGTTTATAGAGAGATATTAAGGCATCACTCCACAATTAGGTGGATTTTTAAATAATGCTactttgttctgtattttctcggCAGAGGAAATGGAGGCATcaagtcatacggcatggaaacgggccctttggcccaactcattcatgccaacccaaaatgcccatctaagctagtcccattttcccacatttgatccacatccctctatgtccaaaagtcttttaaatgctgttattgtccctgcctcaaccccgTTTCTATTATTTCCTTTAATCACCTGAGATAATGTCTTGACCAACCTTCCTTAAGGAAATACAAGCCCGCTTATGAAGTAACGTAATTAAGATATTATTAATTTGGGATGTGTGTTTAAATATTGGAGCAGAGTGTTTTAGCAATGGAGTTAAGAAACACAAGAAGGGGGTGCTCAAAATGTAATGATCTTTTCTGCAAACAGCTGCCTATGTTGAGTTAATTGTTCATTTTAAATCAGAGTGGTCATTTTCAATGACCAAACGTATTACACACTAAGAACAAGGCAAGTATATAGAGAATATATTCATGGATGaaatgaatggcagaataggGTGAAGTCAAAGAGGTCTCATTTTGTTCCTTTGTTGTGTTCCTACGTTCCCTCTTATGTTAACCCCATTTGTTCTGGTAAGATCAGCCTACACCTGAGCTCCATTGCTTTCAAAGTCAATATATCTTTCCTAATATATacagtgaccagaactgaatTCAGTACCCTAAGCAAGATCCAACCAAAGATTTACATAACTGTTACTTAATAATTAATAAGCTTCCAGAAATGGTTGAGATGTGCTGCCTCTGCTGTTCCTGTCATGATGTTGGCCGTGTTTGGAAAACAAACCATGCAAATTTGAAGTTGGTTGAGAGTTTGGTTTTAAGTTACTTTCAACATGCTGGATGTTCTTTTGTGGGTAGGAAATGCATGAAATGGTTGATAACTCAGCACTGTGAATAATCAATCCATGTAATTTCAATTGATGTGCACCGCCTAGTAAAAGTCACATGGAATGCAAGTTATTTATGCATTAGAGAAGTGCATAATTTAAAATGTAATGGAGTGCACAATCCTGTACATTTTAACCTACATATTTACAAAGAAAGTTAATTTTATTACAGCTGGCTTTTCTTGCAGGTTGATGAGACTTGACAGCCAACTATCCAAAAAATGCAGTTCCTTCTGTAAGGCATCTGGGACTTCAGTGAGAGCAGCAGGATATCTCCCTAAACAATCGCAACACTGAGCATTGAAGAGATGTAGTCAAGAATTATAAATTAGAAAACTGAAGCCAATGTATTTTGAGGTACAAGAAATCAAAATAAAGCTAGAGAATGATATATTGGAGGGCAAGAGAATAAGAAAACAGAATAAGTGAAACAAAACTTGCTAAATGTAATTTTCATTATCAGAGAAGCATTTTGACATTAAACTGCCTTAGACTTCCAATGGACAAGCCCTAAACTCAGGTGAATTCTATATTTCTAATGTAATTGACGGATTTCACACTTTTCAAAATATCTCAATGAAGAGGCTTTGGATGGATGTTACCATTGGAAGACCGGCACAACTTGGAGAGCAGCTTATGGATTTCTGTATCTCACTACAAATAtgcaaacaaaaatttccatccaACACAACTATTAATTCGTGTCACTGCCATTTCAACAATGATCACTGGAACTATGCTTTATACTTAATTGTGTCAACAAATTGGTAATAATTGTGATGTGATGTAGGGTCCAATAAATTaatgatacaccgatcagccaaaacattatgaccattgacaggctAAGcggataacattgattatcttgttacaatggcatctgtcatggggtgggatacattaggcagcaagtgaacagtcagttcttgaagttgatgtgttggatgcaggagaaataggcaggagtaaagacctgcatggctttgacaagggacaaattgttatggccatacaactgggtcagagcatctctgaaacggcaaggcttgtggggtgctcccagtcagcagtggtgagtacctaccgacagtggtccgagtaggaacaaaccacaaaccggcgacagggtgttgggcgcccaaggctcatcgatgcgcgagggcaacgaaggctatcccgtctggtccgaatcgacataaggtctactgtggcacgtcacagaaaattttaatggtggtcacgggaggaaggtgtcacaatacacagtgcatcgcaccctgctgcgtatggggctgcacggaggaccaacagcatgttacgcaggtggtcataatgttttggctcatcaggtcataatgttttggctgatcgatgatAATGCACCATTAATGGTATTCATCCTTGGGAATACTGAGGTGCAAGGGTACATTGGTGTGTATGTCCaaagatccctgaaggtggcagcaaaaTACCGAAGGAGAAGAATGCATACAGGATCCTTGCCTTCATTAGCTAGGGCACAGACTTTGAGCAGGAAAACTTTGGTACAACTTTATAAAATGTGGTTTGGCCACAGCtggaatattgtatgcagttttggctgCCACACTGTAGGAAGCACATTAATGCACTAGGATGTTGCCCGGGATAGTATGTTACAGTTATATGGAGTGATGAGATAAGCTGGCATTGTTTCCCTTGGAGTAGGAGG is a window from the Rhinoraja longicauda isolate Sanriku21f chromosome 3, sRhiLon1.1, whole genome shotgun sequence genome containing:
- the inip gene encoding SOSS complex subunit C isoform X2, whose product is MTTNPPAPDLQNKNRAAILAELQQEKKKLIMQNQSSMNNPGASIPLSRPAFAKDFRDHAEQQHIAAQQKAALQHAHAHSSGYFITQDSAFGNLILPVLPRLDPE